In Lycium barbarum isolate Lr01 chromosome 9, ASM1917538v2, whole genome shotgun sequence, the DNA window ttcatacgccaataagctacattattatcactacaagccttacaacaacccacaaacaattttagctccaactctaaccattaaataccttcatttccatcataaaattcatgacaacaacaatcaaaataccaagtaaaatcagttcactaccttccacacaaaacagtccactacacggcctcaattcaacaaaataacaacatgttcatatcaacataacttcacctttaaccttccaattcttttctttctttttaccatgcaatctatgatagcaacaaccataattactaaataaaatcagtccctTATTCCACACCAAACAGCCCCCTACGGCTTCCACAATgcctcaacatcaacacacacaatttcatacatgcaattcacatttacacattCATAACACATCCAAATCACccttaaaacagcccctacggcttcaacaacattccaatatcaacattcataatttcatacatgcaacttatatttacacatctaccacACGTTTTAAACCATCCTtaatacatgcaaaagaaagttaaaccttaccttaaacacttgacttctcaacttgactagaatttgtgcCTTGAATTTAATTCTTGTTCTTGCTAGCTAGGGTCAATCCCACGTTGTTATACACCTtccaaagggttgaaatgcttgaagaaaataatttttttgaatcaacTTGGAGAGCCAAGTTCTGGCCGTGAACTTCAAGAGCatgcatggcatgtttatggtttcttcttcacttgaaacataatggtgaatgtgtagaacactttaggggtttaatggcaAGAAAGAACATAGAAGGCTGGCCGTGTTTGGTGGTGGAGCTGCCATGGCAGCcgtgtctctctctctcttcttcacttggtgaaaatgagagcttctctctctatgtTCACTTTGTGGGGTTGGGAAGTGAGTTGTGGCTGCAActttggtcaacaaggagacTATTTTGCTGCCCAAGAGGGTCTTACACGTCCCTCAACTCAAGCatgggctaaaaatctgattttgtcatgtgctagtggggcccacacgaccactagtgaaaaatttgtgaatatttaagtcttaatccccacttaataatccaatcatggttaattaatccctaatctccattaatatgtttacACTAAGTAGaatttataaacaaatttatgttctaataaaaattgaaaatttacgGATTTCTATTCCATGTCCGGGAAGGGTTtcgtctttaactcgcgtcgattcttttatgaataactcgacgtataaaatacggggtataacaaaacacacaacaagcacttTATATTATGCACAAGAATTATATCGTAATATAATATCCGACAAGGTCGAAACAATCGTTTATCAAGAAtagtatatatctcaacacaatttataCCAAGGACCTGTCATAACAACAGTTAAAGAATTTATTACCACCACGAATCCacaacaacatacacaatgtgtcaaatatatcaagaagcatacacaatgctcgAGAAGCAAACACAATGCCTCAATaaaaatcaagaagcatacacaatgctaaggggaGCATACACAATGCCTAGTAAAattaagaagcatacacaatgccaaagggaagcatacacaatgccccaatataatcaagaagcatacacaatgctaagggaagcatacacaatgccccaatatcatggctcacagctatatcacatcacaaaataatttataaagagagttttggattatttgaaaataaagtatatgcggttggccttaagggccaccgattctgccaagcacacgctcgccccaacacatggaccaggcagacaaaacatatttttaaaacgggttttgaaaagcaagtacccaaagcttaaagtctcacttacctcaaattcacaattcaagcacacttcccaataaatcaaaattgcgttctcgagtctccggattgcctcaaactacacaaaaatggatttagaatggtcaaaacccttagggtaaaccacttctatatttttagaggcttaaattAGGGGTGTCAATTCTGGCCCAAAACGTGATGGCCCGCCCAACCCgcccaaaattttatgggttgggcACAAGATAATTAGCACTGGGCTGATTTTTAGCCCATTCATCAGAACCCATTTTTTAATTGATTGCCATTTCAGCCCAAAATTGGGCCGAAATATGGCCCAAGTCCAACTTTTGAAAACCCCTAAATAATTTAGTCATTTCAGATTGCTACTTTATTcatcttcctctttctctctccccTTCCACACTTTATTCAACATATCCAGGTTGGTGAAATTTCAAACATACCCAAgttcgatttttttttaatgataaatcATGAGTGTATTTGAGACATAAAGATGACAAAAGGCATATGATTTTCACTTCTGATTTTCTCTTGGgttctatttttctttttcttttttccagtgTTATttttgtgctttttttttttttttggaatcatTTGTGTGTTGCTGCTATTTTCTTGTGGGTTCTGGAAAATCATTGTCAAAGTTGGTTCTTGGGGAAGTGAATTGAATTAGTTCTTGATTTATGTATCTCTGGAATATGTTATTATAGCAGTATACTTGGAATTAGGGGTGTCAAAAGGGCGGGCcaatcaaaatgggctgaggtaaaaaatgggttgggctaacattgacccaaaagttacttgggctgaaatgggttgagctgaaatgggctaaaaatgggCTGGGTTATGACCCGCCCAATTTTTGACccaattttcttttttaaactgaTTCCTTTCTACTAAAATTAATCTGtttcaaattctttttttttttcaaaattaatcAACTCCATCAATAAACTCATACAACCCAACCTTTATTTGCATTTTCAATGTTATCACTGCAGAGTTGAGTACATTTTCAATTCAAATACTACTGAAGATTGTTCAAGGTGGAAGATAACCAACATTGCATCTGGATGTTCAAGGACACATCAAAACATAGAATACAATATTCTTTATTAGTCTCCGAAAAGTTTAATATTAATACCAAACTTTATAAAGCTACGAGCTTCATCGACTCAGCAGAGAGTTTATTTCATGACACAAAATACCACAGGACTGAATTCAAATACCAAAAACTGATACTACTACTAGACTTGATAAAAACAAAGAAACATTATTTGCATGCCTGGATCTATACCAGACTATAGTATTGCATACTAAAAGGAGAATAAACAAATTTTCTCATTAATATATCTTCTCCATTTCCTCATCCTCGTTCTCACTCCAACAACAGTTGTTAAGGATTGACATGGGGGATCCGCAGCTACCACCGCTACTGAATGTGAGGTACGTAAGTGATCCTCCCTCACCAAGCACTTCAGTAGTCTTTTATCCATTCACGTATCCAATAATGTCCAGGCCAGAGTCGGTATAAAGCTCCTTCGCAGGAGTGACACAGTGCAATGACACAGAAAACTCAGCAGGTCTGGATAAAAAACACTCTCAGATCAAATAGAAACTACTACATCACAGTAACATTCAAACTTGACACGCAGTGGAAGCATCATTCTTCTTGCGCTGTCAAGAAAATTGAGAAAAACATCAGCTAGCTGGAAGGCATAGCAGAAAATTTCCCCATGTCTATTGCAATGTCATCTTCCTCTTCAGAGTCATCAGAAGCTAAACAAAGAAGATTAAAGAAATTATGAAGCTACAACAAAGATTGTATAAAACAAATGTCAAGATAACAATTTTGATCATATTTTACCTTGATGACCATAAAGCCAATCTCGCGAACACAACTTAGCTTCTGCATTCTCGGGTAAAATAGAGGTTTGAAATTTTCCAATAACACGACCTCCAACACTGAAAGCGGACTCGGATGAAACACTGGTGATAGGAATACTTAACAAATCACGTGCCATCAATGAGAGTTCCGGATATTTAATCctattatccttccaaaattTAAGCACATCTAAATTTTCATTTCCTTTCCGAACCAACACAGGCTCTTCCAAGTACAAACTTAGTTGTGTCTTTTTTGAACCAGGTTGAGATGGACTTACAAAATTATCATACTCCTCCATTTCATCTGCCATTTCAACATCACATCCACCACTACTACTTCTTACCGTATCAACATCAGAAATTGAAGGTTTCAAGTACTCCTTAAATAATGTTTGCATATTATCTTCAACAGCCTTTACCTTTTCATTGGAAGTAGATAGATCAAGTTTAGAGAAGCAAAAATCCACGAGACTTAACTTATACCGAGGATCAAGGACTACTGCCATTGTAGCAATCGGACTGTACTCTTCCTGCCAATATTTTTTGAACTTTTTCTCCATTTCTATAGCCATTTCCTTGATATTAAGATCCTCACTATCTATCGCTTCTCTTATCATCATATGAATTTTCCAAACTTTATGAAAATACACATTGGCGGTATGATATTGACTCCCTGAAAAAAAAGTAGTGACATCATAGAAAGGCCTCAAAAACTTAGCAATCCTTTCAACTTTAACCCAATCCTCTTCAGAAGGACAACATTTAAACTGACTATCAAGTACCTTAAAATCAGAAAATGCTCGACGGTAAGGTATAGCACTATCAAGCATCAAATATGTAGAATTCCACCTAGTCGGTACATCTTGACGCAATTTCCCTTTCAACTTTATGCCAAGGTTCTTGATACACTCTACAAACTTTATAATTCTTGACTCGGAACCTTTAACATACTTTACACTTTCTCTAACGTTAAATATGGCGAGCTCAATTGTTTTCAAACCTGCGTTGACTACCAAATTTAAAATGTGGTTTGCACATCGAATATGCACAAATTTTCCATTGCAAAGTAAAGAATCCAGCAACTTAAAATGTTCAATCAATCTATCTACAACACCTTCATTATATCGTGCATTATATAACGTTATAGAAAATATCTTCTTCTCAATTCCCCATTCTTTAAGCATATTGATCAATTTTGGACCTATAACGACACCAGTATGGGGAGGAGGAACATGATGAAATATCAAAACTTTCTTTTGCAAAACCCAATCTATATCAACATAATGAGCAGTAACACACATATAACCATTTTGGATGAGTGAACTCCATAAATCAGTTGTCAAGCAGATCCTACTTGGAATAAGTGCAAGTTCCTTCTTGAGTATTTCTTTTTGATTTTGATACAACTTACTAACGTCGGCTCTTGTAGTATTTCTTGAAAAGGTCTTAACAGTAGGATTCAAAAATTCGTGCAACTCCCTAATCCCTTCATGCTCCACAAAACAAAACGGATAGTTGTGTCTAACTATAGCCTTTCTTACCTTATCACGATATTGTTCGTGATTTATTGGCACAACTTGAGAGGCTGCATCTTTTAGGTGTTTAGCTCGATGGCGATTCAAATTTGTAGTTCCCGAAGTTGAGTCAGCCATAAAAACATCTCCACAAATTTTGCATTTTGCCCTTAATCTATTATTTGTATTACTATCCTTTGGCAACTTCTCATAACCCTCCCACGGTGTAGATTTATTTTTTCGTCGTTTTGATGAACTTGAAAAGCTCTCTTGAGTCACCTCATTACACGCTTCAGTATGATCCATAATACAACCTACAAAAATGAAAGAAACTCTTagcatatataaaataaaaaattgtggaTTTTACAGCAAAAGAATAAAAGCAAGAAGCAGAAACACATAATGGTGTTTTAGAATGATTTATTGCTCTGTGTATATTGTATGCTAACAACTGAGTAAGTATACTGCTATAACAACAAAAAAAAGACAACATATTCCAAGTAGGGGTGTCAATTCTGGCCCAAAACGTGATGGTCCGCCCAACCCgcccaaaattttatgggttgggcACAAGATAATTAGCACTGGGCTGATTTTTAGCCCATTCATCAGAACCCATTTTTTAATTGATTGCCATTTCAGCCCAAAATTGGGCCGAAATATGGCCCAAGTCCAACTTTTGAAAACCCCTAAATAATTTAGTCATTTCAGATTGCTACTTTATTcatcttcctctttctctctccccTTCCACACTTTATTCAACATATCCAGGTTGGTGAAATTTCAAACATACCCAAgttcgatttttttttaatgataaatcATGAGTGTATTTGAGACATAAAGATGACAAAAGGCATATGATTTTCACTTCTGATTTTCTCTTGGgttctatttttctttttcttttttccagtgttatttttgtgtgttttttttttttttggaatcatTTGTGTGTTGCTGCTATTTTCTTGTGGGTTCTGGAAAATCATTGTCAAAGTTGTTTTCTGGGGAAGTGAATTGAATTAGTTCTTGATTTATGTATCTCTGGAATATGTTATTATAGCAATATACTTGGAATATGTTATCTTTTTTTTGTTGTTATAGCAGTATACTTACTCAGTTGTTAGCATACAATATACACAGAGCAATAAATCATTCTAAAACACCATTATGTGTTTCTGCTTCTTGCTTTTGTTCTTTTGCTGTAAAATccgcaattttttattttatatatgctAAGAGTTTCTTTCATTTTTGTAGGTTGTATTATGGATCATACTGAAGCGTGTAATGAGGTGACTCAAGAGAGCTTTTCAAGTTCATCAAAACAACGAAAAAATAAATCTACACCGTGGGAGGGTTATGAGAAGTTGCCAAAGGATAGTAATACAGATAATAGATTAAGGGCAAAATGCAAAATTTGTGGAGATGTTTTTATGGCTGACTCAACTTCGGGAACTACAAATTTGAAGCGCCATCGAGCTAAACACCTAAAAGATGCAGCCTCTCAAGTTGTGCCAATAAATCACGAACAATATCGTGATAAGGTAAGAAAGGATATAGTTAGACATAACTACCCGTTTTGTTTTGTGGAGCATGAAGGGATTAGGGAGTTGCACGAATTTTTGGATCCTACTGTTAAGACCTTTTCAAGAAATACTGCAAGAGCCGACATTAGTAAGTTGTATCAAAATCAAAAAGAAATACTCAAGAAGGAACTTGCACTTATTCCAAGTAGGATCTGCTTGACAACTGATTTATGGGGTTCACTCATCCAAAATGGTTATATGTGTGTTACTGCTCATTATGTTGATATAGATTGGGTTTTGCAAAAGAAAGTTTTGATATTTCATCATGTTCCTCCTCCCCATACTGGTGCCGTTATAGGTCCAAAATTGATCAATATGCTTAAAGAATGGGGAATTGAGAAGAAGATATTTTCTATAACGTTATATAATGCACGATATAATGAAGGTGTTGTAGATAGATTGATTGAACATTTTAAGTTGCTGGATTCTTTACTTTGCAATGGAAAATTTGTGCATATTCGATGTGCAAATCACATTTTAAATTTGGTAGTCAACGCAGGTTTGAAAACAATTGAGCTTGCCATATTTAACGTTAGAGAAAGTGTAAAGTATGTTAAAGGTTCCGAGTCAAGAATTATAAAGTTTGTAGAGTGTATCAAGAACCTTGGCATAAAGTTGAAAGGGAATTATAAAGTTTGTAGAGTGTACCGACTAGGTGGAATTCTACATATTTGATGCTTGATAGTGCTATACCTTACCGTCGAGCATTTTCCGATTTTAAGGTACTTGATAGTCAGTTTAAATGTTGTCCTTCTGAAGAGGATTGGGTTAAAGTTGAAAGGATTGCTAAGTTTTTGAGGCCTTTCTATGATGTCACTACTTTTTTTTTCAGGGAGTCAATATCCTACTGCCAATGTGTATTTTCATAAAGTTTGAAAAATTCATATGATGATAAGAGAAGCGATAGATAGTGAGGATCTTAATATCAAGGAAATGGCTATAGAAATGGAGaaaaagtttaaaaaatattGGCAGGAAGAGTACAGTCCGATTGCTACAATGGCAGTAGTCCTTGATCCTCGGTATAAGTTAAGTCTCATGGATTTTTGCTTCTCTAAACTTGATCTATTTACTTCCAATGAAAAGGTAAAGGTTGTTGAAGATAATATGCAAAAATTATTTAAGGAGTACTTGAAACCTTCAATTTCTGATGTTGATACGGTAAGAAGTAGTAGTGGTGGATGTGATGTTGAAATGGCAGATGAAATGGAGGAGTATGATAATTTTATAAGTCCATCTCAACCTGGTTCAAAAAAGACACAACTAAGTTTGTACTTGGAAGAGCCTGTGTTGGTTCGCAAAGGAAATGAAAATTTAGATGTGCTTAaattttggaaggataatagGATTAAATATCCGGAACTCTCATTGATGGCACGTGATTTGTTAAGTATTCCTATCACCAGTGTTTCATCCGAGTCCGCTTTCAGTGTTGGAGGTCGTGTTATTGGAAAATTTCAAACCTCTATTTTACCCGAGAATGCAGAAGCTAAGTTGTGTTCGCGAGATTGGCTTTATGGTCATCAAGGTAAAATATGATCAAAATTGTTATCTTGACATTTGTTTTATACAATCTTTGTTGTAGCTTCATAATTTCTTTAATCTTCTTTGTTTAGCTTCTGATGACTCTGAAGAGGAATATGACATTGCAATAGACATGGGGAAATTTTCTGCTATGCCTTCCAGCTAGCtgatttttttctcaattttcttGACAGCGCAAGAAGAATGATGCTTCCACTGCGTGTCAAGTTTGAATGTTACTGTGATGTAGTAGTTTCTATTTGATCTAAGAGTGTTTTTTATCCAGACCTGCTGAGTTTTCTGTGTCATTGCACTGTGTCACTCCTGGGAAGGAGCTTTATACCGACTCTGGCCTGGACATTATTGGATACGTGAATGGATAAAAGACTACTGAAGTGCTTGGTGAGGGAGGATCACTTACGTACCTCACATTCAGTAGCGGTGGTAGCTGCGGATCCCCCAGGTCAATCCTTAACAACTGTTGTTGGAGTGAGAACGAGGATGAGGAAATGGAGAAGATATATTAATGAGAAAATTTGTTTATTCTCCTTTTAGTATGCAATACTATAGTCTGGTATAGATCCAGGCATGCAAATAATGTTTCTTTGTTTTTATCAAGTCTAGTAGTAGTATCAGTTTTTGGTA includes these proteins:
- the LOC132611548 gene encoding zinc finger BED domain-containing protein DAYSLEEPER-like yields the protein MAIEMEKKFKKYWQEEYSPIATMAVVLDPRYKLSLMDFCFSKLDLFTSNEKVKVVEDNMQKLFKEYLKPSISDVDTVRSSSGGCDVEMADEMEEYDNFISPSQPGSKKTQLSLYLEEPVLVRKGNENLDVLKFWKDNRIKYPELSLMARDLLSIPITSVSSESAFSVGGRVIGKFQTSILPENAEAKLCSRDWLYGHQASDDSEEEYDIAIDMGKFSAMPSS
- the LOC132611156 gene encoding zinc finger BED domain-containing protein DAYSLEEPER-like, which codes for MDHTEACNEVTQESFSSSSKRRKNKSTPWEGYEKLPKDSNTNNRLRAKCKICGDVFMADSTSGTTNLNRHRAKHLKDAASQVVPINHEQYRDKVRKAIVRHNYPFCFVEHEGIRELHEFLNPTVKTFSRNTTRADVSKLYQNQKEILKKELALIPSRICLTTDLWSSLIQNGYMCVTAHYVDIDWVLQKKVLIFHHVPPPHTGVVIGPKLINMLKEWGIEKKIFSITLYNARYNEGVVDRLIEHFKLLDSLLCNGKFVHIRCANHILNLVVNAGLKTIELAIFNVRESVKYVKGSESRIIKFVECIKNLGIKLKGKLRQDVPTRWNSTYLMLDSAIPYRRAFSDFKVLDSQFKCCPSEEDWVKVERIAKFLRPFYDVTTFFSGSQYHTANVYFHKVWKIHMMIREAIDSEDLNIKEMAIEMEKKFKKYWQEEYSPIATMAVVLDPRYKLSLVDFCFSKLDLSTSNEKVKAVEDNMQTLFKEYLKPSISDVDTVRSSSGGCDVEMADEMEEYDNFVSPSQPGSKKTQLSLYLEEPVLVRKGNENLDVLKFWKDNRIKYPELSLMARDLLSIPITSVSSESAFSVGGRVIGKFQTSILPENAEAKLCSRDWLYGHQASDDSEEEDDIAIDMGKFSAMPSS